A window of the Lagopus muta isolate bLagMut1 chromosome 1, bLagMut1 primary, whole genome shotgun sequence genome harbors these coding sequences:
- the AAMDC gene encoding mth938 domain-containing protein: MSSPEIASLSWGQMKVKGCSTTYKDCKVWPGGSRTWDWRETGTSHSPGVQPADLEEVVKKGVKTLVIGRGMSEALQVPPSTVDYLKKNGIDVLVLQTEKAVQEYNALAAQGVKVGGVFHSTC, from the exons ATGTCTTCCCCTGAAATTGCTTCCCTTTCCTGGGGGCAGATGAAGGTGAAAGGCTGCTCTACAACATACAAGGACTGCAAAGTGTGGCCGGGAGGAAGTCGGACCTGGGATTGGAGAGAAACTGGCACTAGT CATTCTCCAGGAGTGCAGCCTGCTGACCTTGAAGAAGTTGTCAAGAAGGGTGTTAAAACTCTCGTCATTGGCCGTGGCATGAGCGAGGCTCTGCAG gTTCCTCCGTCTACTGTGGACTACCTTAAGAAGAACGGGATCGATGTGTTGGTGTTGCAGACGGAGAAGGCAGTGCAAGAGTACAATGCCCTGGCTGCTCAGGGCGTCAAAGTGGGGGGAGTCTTCCACTCAACGTGCTGA